A single genomic interval of Microbacterium sp. LWO14-1.2 harbors:
- a CDS encoding DUF3117 domain-containing protein: protein MAAMKPRTGDGPMEAVKEGRLIIVRVPLEGGGRLVVSVNDAEAKELHDVLAAVVAPA from the coding sequence ATGGCAGCGATGAAGCCGAGGACCGGAGACGGACCGATGGAGGCCGTGAAAGAAGGGCGCCTCATCATCGTGCGTGTCCCGCTCGAAGGCGGCGGCCGCCTGGTCGTGTCCGTGAACGACGCTGAGGCGAAGGAGCTTCACGACGTGCTGGCTGCCGTCGTGGCGCCGGCCTGA
- a CDS encoding class I SAM-dependent methyltransferase — translation MSENDANARFIRESIVEPSAIARARAHAVELGAAPVSAAVGSQIAVLAAATGARSIVEIGTGAGVSGLWLLRGAPQAVLTSIDNEPEHLAAARQAFADARIPATKARFITGRAADVLPRMNEASYDIVLVDADPENVIEYVEHGLRLVRTGGMVLVPRVLVGGKVADPVQRDAVTTAFRSLIQETQESPAVLATVSSAGEGLLQLVSVATD, via the coding sequence ATGAGCGAGAACGATGCGAACGCACGTTTCATCCGCGAGTCGATCGTGGAGCCATCCGCGATCGCCCGCGCTCGTGCCCACGCCGTCGAGCTCGGCGCCGCCCCGGTGAGCGCCGCGGTCGGCTCGCAGATCGCCGTGCTGGCCGCGGCGACCGGCGCCCGGTCGATCGTCGAGATCGGCACCGGCGCGGGCGTCTCCGGTCTCTGGCTGCTGCGTGGAGCGCCGCAGGCCGTCCTCACGTCGATCGACAACGAGCCGGAGCATCTGGCCGCAGCACGGCAGGCGTTCGCCGATGCCCGCATCCCCGCCACCAAGGCGCGGTTCATCACGGGCCGCGCGGCCGACGTGCTCCCCCGCATGAACGAGGCCTCCTACGACATCGTCCTCGTCGACGCCGACCCCGAGAACGTGATCGAGTACGTCGAGCACGGTCTGCGCCTGGTGCGCACCGGTGGGATGGTCCTCGTCCCGCGCGTACTCGTCGGCGGCAAGGTCGCCGACCCCGTGCAGCGCGATGCGGTCACGACGGCGTTCCGCTCCCTCATCCAGGAGACGCAGGAATCGCCTGCCGTCCTCGCAACGGTCTCGTCGGCCGGCGAGGGACTTCTGCAGCTCGTCAGCGTCGCCACCGACTGA
- a CDS encoding Mrp/NBP35 family ATP-binding protein, with translation MTAVDAVRAAVSAVTDPELRRPIGDLDMVRDIAVEGARAQVGIVLTIVGCPAAARIEADVRAAAVSVAGVDEVDVEVGVMTPAERKALTEKLRDGRPPRQMPFGPDSLTRVILVSSGKGGVGKSSVTANLAVALADQGLAVGLVDADVHGFSIPGLLGIPAGTQPTRIDDLMLPPVAYGVKTISIGMFLRDGEAVVAWRGPMLHRTVQQFLTDVFFGDLDVLLIDMPPGTGDIAISIGQLLPHAEVLVVTTPQTAAADVAIRSGLVARQTGQRVIGVVENMGPLTLPDGSVMDLFGSGGGAAVAAALSDDAPAPLLASIPLSPALRAGGDAGAPIVLTDGTDAAAVAIRDLARTLARQGRGLSGRSLPMTVGPS, from the coding sequence ATGACCGCGGTCGACGCCGTCCGCGCGGCTGTCTCGGCCGTGACCGACCCTGAGCTGCGCCGCCCCATCGGCGACCTCGACATGGTGCGCGACATCGCGGTCGAGGGTGCGCGCGCGCAGGTCGGCATCGTCTTGACGATCGTGGGCTGCCCCGCCGCGGCCCGCATCGAGGCGGATGTGCGCGCGGCGGCGGTCTCCGTTGCCGGAGTCGACGAGGTCGACGTGGAGGTCGGGGTGATGACCCCGGCCGAGCGCAAGGCCCTCACCGAGAAGCTGCGCGACGGCCGCCCACCGCGCCAGATGCCCTTCGGGCCGGACTCGCTGACCCGCGTGATCCTCGTGTCGAGCGGCAAGGGCGGCGTCGGCAAGTCGTCGGTCACCGCGAACCTGGCGGTGGCGCTGGCCGATCAGGGCCTCGCCGTCGGGCTCGTGGACGCCGATGTGCACGGCTTCTCCATCCCCGGGCTCCTCGGCATCCCCGCCGGCACCCAGCCCACACGCATCGACGACCTCATGCTGCCGCCGGTCGCCTATGGGGTGAAGACCATCTCGATCGGCATGTTCCTCCGCGACGGCGAGGCCGTGGTCGCGTGGCGCGGTCCGATGCTCCACCGCACCGTGCAGCAGTTCCTCACCGACGTCTTCTTCGGCGACCTCGACGTGCTGCTGATCGACATGCCGCCGGGCACCGGTGACATCGCGATCTCCATCGGACAGCTGCTGCCGCACGCCGAGGTCCTCGTCGTCACCACACCGCAGACGGCAGCGGCCGATGTCGCGATCCGCAGCGGGCTGGTGGCGCGCCAGACCGGGCAGCGCGTGATCGGGGTCGTCGAGAACATGGGCCCGCTGACGCTGCCCGACGGCTCTGTCATGGACCTCTTCGGCTCGGGCGGCGGAGCGGCCGTCGCCGCCGCGCTCTCCGACGACGCCCCCGCGCCCCTGCTCGCCTCGATCCCGCTCAGCCCCGCGCTGCGAGCCGGCGGCGACGCGGGCGCTCCGATCGTGCTGACGGACGGAACGGATGCCGCGGCCGTCGCGATCCGCGACCTCGCCCGCACGCTCGCGCGTCAGGGCCGCGGTCTCTCCGGTCGCTCGCTCCCGATGACGGTCGGCCCGTCGTGA
- a CDS encoding alpha/beta family hydrolase has translation MVDVRVVLPTGETIVSADWAGDGDTVVAIAHGAGTGKDHPFLTGFADALNDLGFTTLRFNFPYVEQGRRMPGPAAHAIATWEAVLAEVREQRPDAEVWAAGKSYGGRMASMAVAQGLAVGRLVYLGYPLHAPGKPEKPRAEHLPEIAVPQLFVEGTNDPFIHPLAQFDEVVATCQDARVVWIDGGGHTFEVRGRKRPADEIGASLAPIVVEAARDQDRTP, from the coding sequence ATGGTCGACGTCCGCGTCGTCCTGCCGACGGGGGAGACCATCGTCTCGGCCGACTGGGCGGGCGACGGCGACACGGTCGTCGCGATCGCGCACGGGGCCGGCACGGGCAAGGACCACCCGTTCCTCACCGGCTTCGCCGATGCGCTCAACGACCTCGGGTTCACGACGCTGCGATTCAACTTCCCCTACGTCGAGCAGGGGCGACGGATGCCGGGTCCTGCCGCGCACGCGATCGCCACGTGGGAGGCCGTCCTCGCCGAGGTCCGTGAGCAGCGTCCGGACGCGGAGGTCTGGGCGGCGGGGAAGTCGTACGGCGGACGTATGGCCTCGATGGCCGTGGCCCAGGGGCTGGCGGTCGGCCGGCTCGTCTACCTGGGCTATCCGCTGCACGCACCGGGGAAACCGGAGAAGCCTCGAGCGGAGCACCTGCCGGAGATCGCGGTGCCGCAGCTCTTCGTGGAGGGCACGAACGATCCGTTCATCCATCCCCTCGCACAGTTCGACGAGGTCGTGGCGACCTGCCAGGACGCCCGCGTCGTCTGGATCGACGGCGGCGGCCACACCTTCGAGGTCAGAGGGCGCAAGAGGCCGGCCGACGAGATCGGGGCGTCTCTCGCGCCGATCGTTGTCGAGGCCGCCCGAGATCAGGACCGCACCCCGTGA
- the dapE gene encoding succinyl-diaminopimelate desuccinylase, translating into MLLDLTASSLDLTRAICDIPSVSGDEKPLADAIEEAVSGYAHLEVIRHGNTIVARTALGRAQRVAIAGHIDTVPINGNVPTRDVDIDGVPHLWGRGTVDMKGGVAVQLKLAAELTDPAVDITWMWYDNEEVEASKNGLTLLAAERPDLFQADFAILGEPSNGEVEGGCNGTMRAIVRTSGVRAHAARAWIGENAIHRAAPVLARLAEYRAREVAVEGLLYRESMSAVRITGGVAGNVIPDACEIEVNYRFAPSKSAADAEAHIRNLLAGFDVEITDAAEGARPGLDAPIAKEFVAAVGAEPRPKYGWTDVARFSALGIPAVNYGPGDPHLAHHDEERVPVAQIEAVERGLRTWLSSR; encoded by the coding sequence ATGCTGCTCGACCTCACCGCGTCATCCCTCGACCTGACCCGCGCGATCTGCGACATCCCCAGCGTCTCCGGCGACGAGAAGCCGCTCGCCGACGCGATCGAGGAGGCCGTGTCCGGCTACGCCCACCTCGAGGTGATCCGCCACGGGAACACGATCGTCGCGCGCACGGCCCTGGGCCGGGCGCAGCGCGTCGCGATCGCCGGGCACATCGACACCGTGCCGATCAACGGCAACGTCCCCACACGCGACGTCGACATCGACGGCGTCCCCCACCTGTGGGGCCGAGGGACCGTCGACATGAAGGGCGGTGTCGCGGTGCAGCTGAAGCTGGCCGCCGAGCTCACCGATCCCGCTGTCGACATCACTTGGATGTGGTACGACAACGAGGAGGTCGAAGCCTCGAAGAACGGACTGACGCTGCTCGCCGCCGAGCGCCCCGATCTGTTCCAGGCGGACTTCGCGATCCTCGGCGAGCCGTCGAACGGCGAGGTGGAGGGCGGATGCAACGGCACGATGCGTGCGATCGTGCGCACGTCCGGAGTGCGCGCCCATGCAGCCCGCGCGTGGATCGGCGAGAACGCGATCCACCGTGCAGCGCCCGTCCTCGCGAGGCTCGCGGAGTACCGCGCGCGGGAGGTCGCGGTCGAGGGTCTGCTCTACCGCGAGAGCATGAGCGCCGTCCGCATCACCGGCGGCGTCGCCGGCAACGTCATCCCTGACGCGTGCGAGATCGAGGTCAACTACCGCTTCGCCCCCAGCAAGTCGGCGGCGGATGCCGAGGCCCACATCCGCAACCTGCTCGCAGGCTTCGACGTCGAGATCACGGATGCCGCCGAGGGCGCCCGTCCCGGTCTCGATGCCCCGATCGCGAAGGAGTTCGTCGCCGCGGTCGGCGCCGAACCGCGCCCGAAGTACGGATGGACCGACGTCGCGCGCTTCTCCGCCCTCGGCATCCCCGCGGTGAACTACGGGCCGGGCGACCCTCATCTCGCCCATCACGACGAGGAGCGCGTGCCCGTCGCGCAGATCGAGGCCGTGGAGCGAGGGCTGCGTACGTGGCTCAGCTCGCGCTGA
- a CDS encoding YcxB family protein produces the protein MTVTVSESLVRRMARDAAVYGLTRPWAVVMWVALAASLVLSILNLTAGAGVGDSGSAGWLPLASVALMAVAIGTTVSGARRAVRTAMPPGTVVWARLNDEDLQIGADRRVSVIPYETFQGMRVGSDAVILRVQGSSAVTAVPRAVFTDDDVARLRDRIG, from the coding sequence GTGACCGTCACCGTCTCGGAGTCCCTCGTGCGCCGCATGGCCCGCGACGCCGCTGTCTACGGCCTCACGCGGCCCTGGGCGGTCGTCATGTGGGTCGCGCTGGCGGCGAGCCTCGTGCTCAGCATCCTGAATCTCACGGCCGGCGCCGGCGTCGGCGACTCCGGGTCCGCCGGCTGGCTGCCGCTCGCGAGCGTCGCGCTCATGGCCGTGGCGATCGGCACGACGGTGTCGGGGGCGCGGCGAGCGGTGCGCACCGCGATGCCGCCGGGCACGGTCGTCTGGGCTCGGCTCAACGACGAGGACCTGCAGATCGGCGCTGATCGCCGGGTCTCCGTGATCCCGTACGAGACGTTCCAGGGCATGCGTGTGGGGAGCGACGCGGTCATCCTGCGCGTGCAGGGGTCATCCGCCGTCACCGCGGTACCGCGCGCGGTGTTCACCGACGACGACGTCGCGCGTCTGCGCGACCGCATCGGCTGA
- a CDS encoding PHP domain-containing protein, with amino-acid sequence MAARSHRFAGPADLHLHSNHSDGTESPATVMRQAHAYGVRTAALTDHDRTTGWDEAGAAAADLGITFLPGMELSAKHEWRSVHVLGYLFDPAHPGLTAETERIRGDRIGRAERIVRSIGRDYDLHWEDVVAQTTPDATVGRPHIADALVARGIVRDRTEAFDGILHPREGYYEPHYAPDPLTAVRLITEAGGVAIIAHPVTAGRDRMMPVPFIERLIDAGLGGFEIDHRENTEAGKRTLRRIAADHDLIVTGSSDYHGSGKPNLPGENTTSDEMVARLIERATGSSPRYP; translated from the coding sequence ATGGCCGCTCGCTCCCACCGCTTCGCAGGTCCCGCCGACCTGCACCTGCACTCCAACCACTCGGACGGCACGGAGTCGCCCGCCACGGTCATGCGGCAGGCTCACGCGTACGGTGTGCGGACCGCCGCTCTCACCGACCACGACCGCACCACGGGCTGGGACGAGGCCGGCGCCGCCGCGGCCGACCTGGGGATCACGTTCCTCCCCGGGATGGAGCTCTCAGCCAAGCACGAGTGGCGCAGCGTGCACGTGCTGGGATACCTCTTCGACCCCGCGCACCCCGGGCTGACGGCCGAGACGGAGCGCATCCGCGGAGACCGCATCGGTCGCGCGGAGAGGATCGTCCGCAGCATCGGTCGCGACTACGACCTGCACTGGGAGGACGTGGTCGCGCAGACCACTCCGGATGCGACGGTCGGCCGGCCGCACATCGCCGACGCGCTGGTCGCCCGGGGCATCGTCCGCGACCGCACGGAGGCCTTCGACGGCATCCTGCACCCGCGGGAGGGATACTACGAGCCGCACTACGCCCCGGACCCGCTCACCGCGGTGCGGCTCATCACGGAGGCCGGCGGGGTCGCGATCATCGCGCACCCCGTGACGGCGGGGCGCGACCGCATGATGCCCGTCCCGTTCATCGAGCGCCTCATCGACGCGGGACTCGGCGGATTCGAGATCGACCACCGCGAGAACACCGAGGCGGGCAAGCGGACCCTGCGGCGGATCGCGGCCGATCACGACCTCATCGTCACCGGCTCGAGCGACTACCACGGCTCGGGCAAGCCCAATCTGCCGGGGGAGAACACGACGTCCGACGAGATGGTCGCCCGGCTGATCGAGCGCGCGACAGGCTCCTCGCCGCGCTATCCCTGA
- a CDS encoding Sec-independent protein translocase TatB: MQFGITFEKLLLIGLIAVLLVGPERLPRYAESVAKLARRAGEFLRDTRSRVRDEMGPELDDVDWRKLDPRQYDPRRIIRDALFEDDRTPAPTPSAGVVAEPAVVAPKKPTVRPDFSVDSPPPYDPEAT; encoded by the coding sequence ATGCAGTTCGGGATCACGTTCGAGAAGCTGCTGCTGATCGGTCTGATCGCTGTTCTGCTCGTCGGACCTGAGCGGCTGCCTCGCTATGCCGAGAGCGTGGCGAAGCTCGCCCGCCGTGCCGGCGAGTTCCTTCGCGACACGCGCTCGCGAGTGCGCGACGAGATGGGCCCCGAACTCGACGACGTCGACTGGCGCAAGCTCGACCCCCGCCAGTACGACCCCCGACGCATCATCAGGGACGCGCTGTTCGAGGACGACAGGACCCCGGCTCCCACCCCCAGCGCCGGAGTGGTCGCGGAACCCGCGGTGGTCGCGCCGAAGAAGCCGACTGTGCGACCGGACTTCTCCGTCGACAGCCCCCCGCCGTACGACCCCGAGGCGACCTGA
- a CDS encoding CBS domain-containing protein, which produces MSTQRVFAARLAGCAVFDPVGDRLGKVRDVVIVYRSTAAPRVIGLVVEIPGRRQVFLSIGRVTSIRSGQVITTGLINVRRFSPRAGEVRILAELLGRRVTLVDGSGDAVIEDVAIEPNRLGEWAISQLFLRRPKTSASPFAKGPTTFAAWSEVAEQRAPGEAQSAEQLVASYSELHAADLANTLLDLPQQRMIEVAEELSDDRLADALEEMPEDEQVHILDRLGDERAADILDQMEPDDAADLLAQLPPNRLEQLLELMEPEEAEDVRMLLRYGPDTAGGLMTPEPIVLSADATVAEALALIRRHELHPALAAAVFVTLPPFETPTGRLLGMVHFQRMLRYPPHERLGAIVDDSLEPVPVTASAAEVARMLASYDLVSLPVIDAAHRLVGAISVDDVLDYLLPDDWRTHDTDDSVQQPAPAKKEVG; this is translated from the coding sequence GTGAGCACACAACGGGTATTCGCCGCGCGCCTGGCAGGCTGCGCCGTCTTCGACCCCGTGGGCGACCGGCTCGGCAAGGTCCGTGACGTCGTCATCGTGTACCGAAGTACCGCCGCACCGCGCGTGATCGGTCTCGTCGTCGAGATCCCCGGTCGCCGTCAGGTGTTCCTCTCGATCGGACGCGTCACGTCGATCCGCTCCGGCCAGGTCATCACGACCGGCCTCATCAACGTGCGCCGGTTCTCGCCGCGCGCCGGTGAGGTGCGCATCCTGGCGGAGCTGCTCGGACGCCGCGTGACCCTCGTCGACGGCAGCGGCGACGCCGTCATCGAAGACGTCGCGATCGAGCCCAACCGTCTCGGCGAGTGGGCGATCAGCCAGCTGTTCCTGCGCCGCCCGAAGACGAGCGCGTCGCCGTTCGCGAAGGGCCCGACGACGTTCGCGGCGTGGAGCGAGGTCGCCGAGCAGCGCGCCCCCGGAGAGGCGCAGTCGGCCGAGCAGCTCGTCGCGTCCTACTCCGAGCTGCATGCCGCCGACCTCGCCAACACGCTCCTCGACCTGCCGCAGCAGCGCATGATCGAGGTCGCCGAGGAGCTCTCCGACGATCGGCTCGCCGACGCCCTCGAGGAGATGCCCGAGGACGAGCAGGTGCACATCCTCGACCGACTGGGCGACGAGCGCGCCGCCGACATCCTCGATCAGATGGAGCCGGACGACGCCGCCGACCTGCTCGCACAGCTGCCGCCGAACCGCCTCGAGCAGCTCCTCGAGCTCATGGAGCCGGAGGAGGCCGAGGACGTCAGGATGCTGCTGCGCTACGGCCCCGACACGGCGGGCGGTCTCATGACGCCGGAGCCCATCGTGCTCTCCGCCGACGCCACGGTCGCCGAGGCCCTCGCGCTCATCCGCCGCCACGAGCTGCATCCGGCGCTGGCCGCCGCGGTGTTCGTGACGCTGCCGCCGTTCGAGACGCCGACCGGGCGTCTGCTGGGCATGGTGCATTTCCAGCGGATGCTGCGCTACCCGCCGCACGAGCGGCTGGGCGCCATCGTCGACGACAGTCTGGAGCCGGTGCCCGTCACGGCGTCCGCGGCCGAGGTGGCGAGGATGCTGGCGAGCTACGACCTCGTCTCGCTCCCCGTGATCGACGCCGCGCATCGGCTCGTCGGAGCGATCAGCGTCGACGACGTCCTCGACTATCTCCTCCCCGACGACTGGCGCACGCACGACACCGATGACAGCGTGCAGCAGCCCGCACCCGCGAAGAAGGAGGTGGGATGA
- a CDS encoding general stress protein yields the protein MSMLNRPADSRDEGEIVASTRDYEGAQKTVSKLIAQEVPARDIAIVGQNVRTVERVTGRLGYAAAARSGAINGVLIGLFLSAILVLGNPEVPIQLFVGFVFIGVALGMLLSLVTYAIVRRRRDFASVTQFAADHYEVRVQATSLAKARQVLGAVRPATVRPPVNLDEPPKYGERIPTGGQPTPPPTAPEAPSAKPGEGDAPAADPVIPPRPADPVAPPVDAPGSDAPGSDVPGSDVPGSPKPEGA from the coding sequence ATGAGCATGCTGAACCGTCCGGCCGACAGTCGCGACGAGGGAGAGATCGTCGCCTCGACCCGCGATTACGAGGGCGCGCAGAAGACCGTCTCCAAGCTGATCGCCCAGGAGGTGCCGGCGCGGGACATCGCGATCGTCGGGCAGAACGTCCGCACGGTCGAGCGCGTCACCGGACGTCTCGGCTACGCCGCTGCCGCGCGCTCCGGTGCCATCAACGGCGTGCTCATCGGACTCTTCCTGTCGGCCATCCTCGTGCTCGGCAACCCCGAGGTGCCGATCCAGCTCTTCGTCGGCTTCGTCTTCATCGGCGTCGCGCTCGGCATGCTGCTGAGCCTCGTGACCTACGCGATCGTGCGGCGACGCCGCGATTTCGCCAGCGTCACGCAGTTCGCGGCGGACCACTACGAGGTCCGTGTCCAGGCGACCTCGCTCGCCAAGGCCCGGCAGGTGCTCGGCGCCGTGCGCCCCGCGACCGTGCGCCCGCCCGTCAACCTCGATGAGCCGCCGAAGTACGGCGAGCGCATCCCGACCGGTGGCCAGCCCACCCCACCGCCGACCGCCCCCGAGGCGCCGTCCGCGAAGCCGGGTGAGGGCGACGCCCCCGCCGCCGATCCGGTGATCCCGCCTCGTCCCGCCGATCCCGTCGCGCCGCCCGTCGACGCCCCCGGCAGCGACGCGCCCGGCAGCGACGTGCCGGGCAGCGACGTGCCGGGTAGCCCGAAGCCGGAAGGCGCGTGA
- a CDS encoding aminopeptidase P family protein: protein MSTAERDTIAEPAVETPVENSTTNRKQPFPRGFLDTISTGWADRPESLPTARPQAAFAATRRAAVSAAFPGKRLVIPAGSLKQRSNDTDYPFRAHSAFAHLTGWAADSEPDSMLVFEPTDDGHDVTLYFRERADRTTTEFYADATVGEFWIGPRPSLAGVAADLDIATAHLDEYTEVDGSLVLDESEDLTRVVSELRLVKDDYEIAEMRRAVDITAQGFDDIIRALPDAVSHARGERVVEGVFHRRAREDGNGEGYDTIAASGPHACYLHWTRNDGTVVPGDLILVDAGVEADSLYTADITRTLPVSGTFSKVQRRVYETVREAADAAFAAARIGVRFREVHEAAMKVIAARVAEWGLLPVTAQEALDADAGGQHRRYMVHGTSHHLGIDVHDCAQARREMYYDGILAPGMVFTIEPGLYFQIDDLTVPAEYRGIGVRIEDDILMTEDGPVNLSAGIPRTADEVEAWIARVQA from the coding sequence ATGAGCACCGCAGAGCGCGACACGATCGCAGAGCCCGCCGTCGAGACCCCGGTCGAGAACAGCACCACCAACCGCAAGCAGCCCTTCCCCCGCGGCTTCCTCGACACCATCTCGACCGGATGGGCGGACCGCCCCGAGTCCCTCCCGACAGCGCGCCCGCAGGCCGCCTTCGCCGCCACCCGCCGCGCCGCCGTCTCGGCCGCCTTCCCCGGCAAGCGCCTCGTGATCCCGGCCGGGTCGCTCAAGCAGCGCAGCAACGACACCGACTACCCGTTCCGCGCGCACTCCGCCTTCGCGCACCTGACCGGGTGGGCCGCCGATTCGGAGCCGGATTCGATGCTGGTCTTCGAGCCGACCGACGACGGCCACGACGTCACCCTCTACTTCCGGGAGCGCGCGGACCGCACGACCACCGAGTTCTACGCCGATGCGACGGTCGGCGAGTTCTGGATCGGACCGCGCCCCTCTCTCGCCGGGGTCGCCGCCGACCTCGACATCGCCACCGCGCACCTCGACGAGTACACCGAGGTCGATGGCTCGCTCGTGCTCGACGAGTCCGAGGACCTCACCCGCGTCGTCTCCGAGCTGCGTCTCGTGAAGGACGACTACGAGATCGCCGAGATGCGCCGCGCCGTCGACATCACCGCGCAGGGTTTCGACGACATCATCCGCGCCCTCCCCGACGCGGTCTCGCACGCCCGCGGCGAGCGCGTCGTCGAAGGTGTCTTCCACCGCCGCGCCCGTGAGGACGGCAACGGCGAGGGCTATGACACGATCGCCGCGTCCGGCCCGCACGCCTGCTACCTGCACTGGACGCGCAACGACGGCACGGTCGTGCCGGGAGACCTCATCCTCGTGGACGCCGGCGTCGAGGCCGACAGCCTGTACACGGCCGACATCACACGAACCCTCCCGGTCTCCGGCACCTTCTCCAAGGTGCAGCGCCGCGTGTACGAGACCGTGCGCGAGGCCGCCGACGCCGCCTTCGCCGCCGCCCGCATCGGGGTGCGGTTCCGCGAGGTGCACGAGGCCGCGATGAAGGTCATCGCCGCCCGCGTCGCCGAGTGGGGCCTGCTGCCGGTGACGGCTCAGGAGGCGCTCGATGCGGATGCCGGCGGTCAGCACCGTCGCTACATGGTGCACGGCACCTCGCACCACCTCGGCATCGACGTGCACGACTGCGCGCAGGCGCGTCGCGAGATGTACTACGACGGCATCCTCGCTCCCGGAATGGTCTTCACGATCGAGCCGGGGCTCTACTTCCAGATCGACGACCTCACCGTGCCGGCCGAGTACCGCGGCATCGGCGTGCGGATCGAGGACGACATCCTCATGACCGAGGACGGACCCGTCAACCTGTCGGCGGGCATCCCCCGCACCGCCGACGAGGTCGAGGCCTGGATCGCGCGCGTGCAGGCCTGA
- a CDS encoding endonuclease/exonuclease/phosphatase family protein, which translates to MLRLLGILFTVLLAIATAIVVWPQFFHLEQTWPFAQIVAARGLVLGVFLVVAVLALLLLLARPLRGFAASVLIVALLGAGATGVVGMTRGFGTGTLPAATDTSIRVLTWNTAGDAVSAEEIAQQILDQGADIVALPETTEAVGEQIAVMLREQGHPMWVHHVQFKPDVVDGPKSWHTTVLVSPELGEYSVIESSEDGSSNTGSVPSAVLMPVGGNAGGPTIVAVHAVAPRMEEMEQWSSDLRWIADQCPEGNFVLAGDFNATVDHMAGLGVDGGDMGYCRDVASRTGNGLSGTWPSSLPALLSAPIDHVMASPNWTPTGSLVIDDAGGSDHRGLVVQLEPAG; encoded by the coding sequence ATGCTACGACTCCTGGGGATCCTGTTCACGGTGCTGCTCGCGATCGCGACGGCGATCGTCGTGTGGCCGCAGTTCTTCCACCTCGAGCAGACCTGGCCGTTCGCCCAGATCGTCGCCGCCCGCGGCCTGGTGCTCGGCGTGTTCCTCGTGGTCGCGGTGCTCGCGCTCCTCCTGCTCCTCGCCCGGCCGCTGCGCGGCTTCGCGGCCTCCGTCCTCATCGTGGCGCTCCTCGGTGCCGGCGCGACGGGCGTGGTCGGCATGACGCGTGGCTTCGGAACCGGCACCCTCCCCGCAGCGACCGATACCAGCATCCGCGTGCTCACCTGGAACACGGCCGGCGACGCGGTCTCGGCGGAGGAGATCGCACAGCAGATCCTCGACCAGGGCGCCGACATCGTCGCTCTCCCCGAGACCACCGAGGCCGTGGGCGAGCAGATCGCCGTCATGCTGCGCGAGCAGGGGCACCCGATGTGGGTGCACCACGTGCAGTTCAAGCCCGATGTCGTCGACGGCCCGAAGTCGTGGCACACGACCGTGCTCGTCTCCCCCGAGCTCGGCGAGTACTCGGTGATCGAATCGTCGGAGGACGGATCGAGCAACACCGGCTCCGTGCCGAGCGCCGTGCTGATGCCCGTCGGCGGGAACGCCGGCGGTCCCACGATCGTCGCCGTGCATGCGGTCGCTCCGCGCATGGAGGAGATGGAGCAGTGGAGCAGCGATCTGCGCTGGATCGCCGATCAGTGCCCCGAGGGGAACTTCGTGCTGGCGGGCGACTTCAACGCGACCGTCGACCACATGGCGGGCCTCGGCGTCGACGGAGGCGACATGGGGTACTGCCGCGACGTCGCATCGCGCACGGGCAACGGTCTCAGCGGCACATGGCCGAGCTCGCTCCCCGCACTCCTCAGCGCGCCGATCGACCACGTCATGGCCTCCCCGAACTGGACGCCGACCGGCTCGCTCGTGATCGACGACGCCGGGGGAAGCGACCACCGCGGTCTGGTCGTGCAGCTGGAGCCCGCCGGCTGA
- a CDS encoding DUF1003 domain-containing protein: MARSRSRSPQLDAPLGRGASRPRSTSRDRFGRFTEWVARAMGTPAFLVILSLFCVLWIGWNTLMPDGLRFDDAALGFTALTLMLSLQASYAAPLILLAQNRQDDRDRVQIEQDRQRAERNLADTEYLAREIVALRMSLEERNSQVVTRDVLRQELKALLAELGDHEDSPEERRANSRATS, encoded by the coding sequence ATGGCCCGCTCCCGCAGCCGTTCGCCCCAGCTCGACGCCCCGCTGGGGCGCGGCGCCTCCCGCCCCCGGTCGACGTCCCGCGACCGCTTCGGCCGGTTCACGGAATGGGTGGCCCGAGCGATGGGCACGCCGGCGTTCCTCGTCATCCTGAGCCTCTTCTGCGTGCTGTGGATCGGCTGGAACACCCTGATGCCCGATGGCCTGCGCTTCGACGACGCCGCGCTCGGCTTCACCGCCCTGACTCTCATGCTCTCTCTGCAGGCGTCCTACGCCGCACCGCTGATCCTGCTCGCGCAGAACCGTCAGGACGACCGCGACCGCGTGCAGATCGAGCAGGACAGGCAGCGCGCCGAGCGCAACCTCGCCGACACCGAGTACCTCGCCCGCGAGATCGTGGCGCTGCGCATGTCCCTCGAGGAGCGCAACAGTCAGGTCGTCACGCGGGACGTGCTGCGGCAGGAGCTGAAGGCCCTGCTGGCGGAGCTCGGCGACCACGAGGACTCCCCCGAGGAGCGGCGGGCGAACAGCCGCGCCACCTCATGA